In Actinomadura citrea, a single window of DNA contains:
- a CDS encoding Fur family transcriptional regulator, giving the protein MTTARRDAVRQVLAGCEGFRSAQDIYADLRADGSKIGLTTVYRALQALSDAGEVDVLRTDEGEAVYRACRTEQHHHHLVCRDCGRTVEVEGPAVERWADTIAAEHGFVDITHTVEVFGTCANCAAKPS; this is encoded by the coding sequence ATGACGACGGCCCGCCGGGACGCGGTACGGCAGGTGCTGGCCGGCTGCGAGGGATTCCGCAGCGCCCAGGACATCTACGCCGACCTGCGCGCCGACGGTTCCAAGATCGGCCTCACCACCGTCTACCGGGCGCTGCAGGCGCTCAGCGACGCGGGCGAGGTCGACGTGCTGCGCACCGACGAGGGCGAGGCCGTGTACCGCGCCTGCCGCACCGAGCAGCACCACCACCACCTGGTCTGCCGCGACTGCGGCCGGACGGTCGAGGTCGAGGGCCCGGCCGTGGAGCGCTGGGCCGACACGATCGCCGCCGAGCACGGCTTCGTCGACATCACCCACACCGTCGAGGTCTTCGGGACATGCGCGAACTGCGCCGCGAAGCCGTCCTGA
- a CDS encoding OsmC family protein, which translates to MATTRTANAHWEGSLLEGQGTVSLDSSKLGTYDVTWASRSEEPGGRTSPEELIAAAHSTCYSMALSHGLAGAGTPPEKVDTKAEVTFQPGEGITGIHLTVRASVPGLSASDFEKAAQTAKEGCPVSKALTGTKITLDAALV; encoded by the coding sequence ATGGCTACGACACGCACCGCGAACGCGCATTGGGAAGGCTCTCTCCTGGAGGGCCAGGGGACGGTCTCGCTGGACTCCTCGAAGCTCGGCACCTACGACGTGACCTGGGCGTCGCGGTCGGAGGAGCCGGGCGGCCGGACGAGCCCCGAGGAGCTCATCGCCGCCGCGCACTCCACCTGCTACTCGATGGCGCTCTCGCACGGCCTCGCCGGCGCCGGCACCCCGCCGGAGAAGGTGGACACCAAGGCGGAGGTCACCTTCCAGCCGGGCGAGGGCATCACCGGCATCCACCTGACCGTCCGGGCCAGCGTCCCCGGCCTGTCCGCGTCCGACTTCGAGAAGGCCGCCCAGACCGCCAAGGAGGGCTGCCCCGTAAGCAAGGCCCTGACCGGAACCAAGATCACACTAGACGCGGCTCTCGTTTAA
- a CDS encoding M4 family metallopeptidase produces the protein MRCHIVPPHMLERIAREAEDPAIRGRARRTLALTSAQFTERRTAAVGAPSPSEDFVPDRTINDAGHREELPGRTVRAEGAPATGDPTADRAYDWLGTTFDFFEAAYRRNSIDGAGLPMVSTVHYGDGYDNAFWNGEQMVYGDGDGVLFTDFTAPLDVTGHELVHGVTQYTANLEYYGQSGALNESVSDVFGSLVKQWHLDQSADRADWLIGQGLLAPGVNGVALRSMKEPGTAYDDPQLGKDPQPGHMDDYVDTYRDNGGVHINSGIPNHAFYLVATGIGGNAWEKAGRIWYQTLTGGSLASDVGFAGFAAATVQAATALYGAEATETKAVNRAWTGVGVSLEANETQ, from the coding sequence ATGAGATGCCACATCGTGCCACCGCACATGCTGGAACGGATCGCCCGCGAAGCCGAGGACCCGGCCATACGCGGCCGGGCCCGCCGTACGCTGGCGCTCACCTCCGCCCAGTTCACCGAGCGGCGGACGGCCGCGGTCGGGGCCCCCTCCCCGTCCGAGGACTTCGTCCCCGACCGGACGATCAACGACGCCGGGCACCGCGAGGAACTGCCCGGCCGCACCGTGCGGGCGGAAGGAGCCCCGGCCACCGGCGACCCGACCGCCGACCGGGCCTACGACTGGCTGGGAACGACCTTCGACTTCTTCGAGGCGGCGTACCGGCGCAACTCGATCGACGGGGCGGGCCTTCCGATGGTCTCGACCGTCCACTACGGCGACGGGTACGACAACGCCTTCTGGAACGGCGAGCAGATGGTGTACGGGGACGGCGACGGCGTCCTGTTCACCGACTTCACCGCCCCCCTCGACGTCACCGGGCACGAGCTCGTCCACGGCGTCACCCAGTACACCGCGAACCTGGAGTACTACGGCCAGTCCGGCGCGCTCAACGAGTCCGTGTCCGACGTGTTCGGCTCGCTCGTCAAGCAGTGGCATCTCGACCAGAGTGCCGACCGGGCCGACTGGCTGATCGGGCAGGGGCTGCTCGCCCCGGGCGTCAACGGCGTCGCGCTCCGCTCCATGAAGGAGCCCGGCACCGCCTATGACGACCCGCAGCTCGGCAAGGACCCGCAGCCCGGCCACATGGACGACTACGTCGACACCTATCGCGACAACGGGGGCGTCCACATCAACTCGGGCATCCCCAACCACGCCTTCTACCTCGTCGCCACCGGCATCGGCGGCAACGCCTGGGAGAAGGCCGGCCGCATCTGGTACCAGACGCTCACCGGCGGATCCCTGGCCTCCGACGTCGGCTTCGCCGGCTTCGCCGCCGCGACGGTCCAGGCCGCGACCGCGCTGTACGGAGCAGAGGCCACCGAGACCAAGGCCGTGAACCGCGCCTGGACGGGGGTAGGCGTCTCCTTGGAGGCGAACGAAACGCAGTGA
- a CDS encoding metal ABC transporter permease has translation MSEMLQYDFMRVALVMAVLIGLTAPAVGTFVVQRRLSLLGDGIGHIALTGIGLGLLTSTSPVLGALVVSVLGAVAIEVLRARSRSGADAVLALLFYGGLAGGVILTSVDGGGSAGLQSYLFGSISSVTVNDLYVVAGLAAVVLAIVALFGRELFLLCQDEEVARAAGLPVRFLSVLIAATAAVTVVISMRAIGLLLVSALMVVPVAAAQQLTRGFWSTMLAAMGIGVLSAVAGLAGSFQYDLPPGPSIVLLALAVFVTAVAGGSVVRRRRSRAAAGAVAAGDAGPGAPPRVDAEAEVLRG, from the coding sequence GTGAGCGAGATGCTGCAATACGACTTCATGCGCGTCGCCCTGGTGATGGCGGTGCTCATCGGGCTGACCGCCCCCGCCGTGGGGACGTTCGTCGTCCAGCGCAGGCTGTCCCTGCTCGGGGACGGCATCGGCCACATCGCGCTGACCGGCATCGGGCTGGGGCTGCTCACCAGCACCTCCCCCGTCCTCGGCGCGCTGGTGGTGTCGGTGCTCGGCGCCGTCGCGATCGAGGTCCTGCGGGCGCGCAGCCGCAGCGGCGCGGACGCCGTGCTCGCCCTGCTGTTCTACGGCGGGCTGGCGGGCGGGGTCATCCTGACGAGCGTCGACGGCGGCGGCTCGGCGGGCCTGCAGTCCTACCTGTTCGGCTCGATCAGCAGCGTGACCGTGAACGACCTGTACGTCGTCGCGGGGCTCGCCGCCGTCGTGCTGGCGATCGTCGCGCTGTTCGGCCGCGAGCTGTTCCTGCTCTGCCAGGACGAGGAGGTCGCGCGGGCGGCCGGGCTGCCCGTCCGGTTCCTCAGCGTGCTGATCGCCGCGACCGCCGCGGTCACGGTGGTGATCTCGATGCGCGCGATCGGGCTGCTGCTCGTCAGCGCGCTCATGGTCGTCCCGGTGGCGGCGGCGCAGCAGCTCACGCGGGGATTCTGGAGCACGATGCTGGCCGCGATGGGGATCGGTGTACTGTCGGCCGTGGCGGGCCTGGCGGGTTCCTTCCAGTACGATCTTCCCCCGGGCCCCTCGATCGTGTTGCTGGCGCTCGCGGTGTTCGTGACCGCGGTCGCCGGGGGCTCGGTGGTGCGCCGCAGGCGCTCCCGCGCCGCGGCCGGAGCCGTCGCCGCGGGGGACGCCGGGCCCGGCGCCCCGCCGCGCGTGGATGCCGAGGCGGAGGTGCTGAGGGGATGA
- a CDS encoding isoprenyl transferase, with protein sequence MSRAVSPPEPHRDGATPPPIPADLVPRHIAIVMDGNGRWAKERGLPRTEGHKRGEDSLFDVIMGAIELGVPYLSAYAFSTENWKRSPDEVRFLMGFNRDVIRRRRDQLHSMGVRVRWAGRRPRLWRSVIKELETAEEMTRDNDVLTLQFCVNYGGRAEIVDAAAAIARDVRDGRLDPGKINEKVFARYLDEPGIPDVDLFLRSSGEQRTSNFLLWQSAYAEMVFLDTLWPDFDRRHLWHACELYASRDRRYGGAVPNAVFTGQAPGGA encoded by the coding sequence TTGAGCAGGGCCGTATCGCCTCCGGAACCGCACCGGGACGGCGCCACCCCGCCCCCGATCCCCGCGGACCTGGTGCCGCGGCACATCGCCATCGTCATGGACGGCAACGGCCGCTGGGCCAAGGAGCGCGGCCTGCCGCGCACCGAGGGGCACAAGCGCGGCGAGGACTCGCTCTTCGACGTGATCATGGGCGCGATCGAGCTCGGCGTCCCCTACCTGTCGGCGTACGCGTTCTCCACCGAGAACTGGAAGCGCTCGCCCGACGAGGTGCGCTTCCTCATGGGCTTCAACCGGGACGTGATCCGCCGCCGCCGCGACCAGCTCCACTCGATGGGCGTGCGGGTGCGCTGGGCGGGCCGGCGGCCCCGGCTGTGGCGCAGCGTCATCAAGGAGCTGGAGACGGCCGAGGAGATGACGCGCGACAACGACGTCCTCACCCTGCAGTTCTGCGTGAACTACGGGGGCCGCGCCGAGATCGTCGACGCGGCCGCGGCGATCGCCCGGGACGTGCGGGACGGCCGGCTCGACCCCGGCAAGATCAACGAGAAGGTCTTCGCCCGCTACCTGGACGAGCCCGGCATTCCCGACGTCGACCTGTTCCTGCGCTCCTCGGGGGAGCAGCGCACGTCCAACTTCCTGCTCTGGCAGTCGGCCTACGCGGAGATGGTGTTCCTCGACACGCTCTGGCCGGACTTCGACCGCCGCCACCTGTGGCACGCCTGCGAGCTCTACGCCTCCCGCGACCGCCGCTACGGCGGAGCTGTGCCTAATGCGGTTTTTACGGGTCAGGCGCCCGGGGGCGCCTGA
- a CDS encoding protealysin inhibitor emfourin: MTVVRSGGFAGIERRAESDSASDPMLSRLVGRVDLKSVPPPGRIPDQFLYEIDIDGDRTTVGEAQLHGPLRELVHHVLGRI; encoded by the coding sequence GTGACAGTCGTCCGCAGCGGGGGGTTTGCGGGGATCGAACGGCGCGCCGAGTCGGACAGCGCCAGTGATCCCATGCTGTCCAGGCTCGTCGGCCGCGTCGATCTGAAGAGCGTGCCGCCGCCGGGCCGAATCCCTGACCAGTTCCTGTACGAAATCGACATCGACGGCGACCGGACCACCGTCGGTGAGGCCCAGCTCCACGGCCCCCTTCGAGAACTGGTCCACCATGTCCTCGGTCGCATCTGA
- the recO gene encoding DNA repair protein RecO produces MTLYRDEGIVLRTQKLGEADRIVTVLTRRTGRIRAAAKGVRKTRSRFGARLEPFTHVDLQLYERRSLDLITQAETLRPYGEALVTDYPRYTAGTAMLETAEKLTSEEGEPALRQFLLLVGGLRTLAERTHDPRLVLDAYLLRSLSVAGWAPALDECCRCGTRGGLRGFAIAAGGAVCAGCRQPGAATPAPPTFALMLALLRGDWEYADGSEQRHRMETSGLVAAYLQWHLEHGIRSLRHVERETRDDDTERERV; encoded by the coding sequence GTGACCCTGTACCGCGACGAAGGCATCGTCCTGCGCACCCAGAAGCTGGGCGAGGCCGATCGCATCGTGACGGTGCTGACCCGGCGGACCGGCCGGATCCGCGCCGCGGCGAAGGGGGTCCGCAAGACCAGATCCCGGTTCGGCGCGCGGCTGGAGCCGTTCACTCACGTGGACCTGCAACTGTACGAGCGGCGCTCCCTCGACCTGATCACGCAGGCCGAGACGCTGCGCCCGTACGGGGAGGCGCTGGTCACCGACTACCCCCGCTACACGGCGGGGACGGCGATGCTGGAGACCGCGGAGAAGCTCACCAGCGAGGAGGGCGAGCCCGCGCTGCGGCAGTTCCTGCTGCTGGTCGGCGGGCTGCGCACGCTCGCCGAGCGGACCCACGACCCCCGGCTCGTCCTGGACGCCTACCTGCTGCGCTCGCTGTCGGTCGCCGGCTGGGCGCCCGCGCTCGACGAGTGCTGCCGGTGCGGGACCCGCGGCGGTCTGCGCGGGTTCGCCATCGCGGCGGGCGGCGCGGTGTGCGCCGGCTGCCGCCAGCCGGGCGCCGCGACCCCGGCGCCGCCGACGTTCGCGCTGATGCTGGCGCTGCTGCGCGGCGACTGGGAGTACGCGGACGGCAGCGAGCAGCGCCACCGGATGGAGACCAGCGGCCTGGTGGCCGCCTACCTGCAGTGGCATCTGGAGCACGGGATCCGTTCCCTGCGCCATGTGGAGCGCGAGACGCGCGACGACGACACCGAGAGGGAGAGAGTTTGA
- a CDS encoding M4 family metallopeptidase yields MTRRAFTSRRITLLASATLLASAATALPASARQPASPPGPRAAAEHALRSLTARGAEVRGGDGQAFQVVRVGIDRDGTSHTRMTRTYNGLPVLGGDIVVHETAAGVWRGTSLTLAKAPSDSSPEVSAKTAQKRAVTKSRKADGSPALVVESRTADHAPRLAWRVQTVGKKADGTPSRVFTSVDAATGKVLLSEETVKTEAGDGKSLYTGTVPLQTTLSGSTYQLKDPTRGNTYTGDAQNDTDLCFLSWCFHRAPATLFTDADNHWGSGTTADRATVAVDAQFGTNETWDFYKNVFGRTGIAGDGKGSYNRVHYGSGYANAFWDDSCFCMTYGDGDGSQLGPLTSLDVAAHEMSHGVTSSTANLTYSGESGGLNEATSDIMAAAVEFYANNSGDVGDYLVGEEVVLPGFGKPALRFMDKPSKDGSSADSWSTSTKNLDVHYSSGVANHFYYLLSEGSGAKTINGVSYNSPTSNGSTITGIGRDAATKIWYRALTTYMTSSTNYAGARTATLNAAKDLYGAGSTQYNTVAAAWSAVNVA; encoded by the coding sequence ATGACAAGACGGGCGTTCACCAGCCGAAGGATCACGCTCCTGGCCTCGGCGACGTTGCTCGCGTCGGCCGCCACCGCGCTCCCCGCCTCCGCGCGGCAGCCGGCGTCCCCACCGGGTCCGCGCGCCGCCGCCGAGCACGCGCTCCGGTCGCTCACCGCCCGCGGCGCCGAGGTGCGCGGCGGCGACGGGCAGGCCTTCCAGGTGGTCAGGGTCGGCATCGACCGCGACGGCACCTCGCACACCCGCATGACCCGCACCTACAACGGCCTCCCCGTCCTCGGCGGCGACATCGTCGTCCACGAGACGGCGGCCGGGGTGTGGCGCGGCACCAGCCTCACCCTCGCCAAGGCGCCGTCGGACTCCAGCCCGGAGGTCTCCGCCAAGACCGCCCAGAAGCGCGCCGTCACCAAGAGCCGCAAGGCCGACGGCTCCCCCGCCCTCGTCGTGGAGTCCCGCACCGCCGACCACGCGCCGCGCCTCGCCTGGCGCGTCCAGACCGTCGGGAAGAAGGCCGACGGGACGCCCAGCCGCGTCTTCACCTCGGTGGACGCCGCGACCGGCAAGGTGCTGCTGAGCGAGGAGACCGTCAAGACCGAGGCGGGCGACGGCAAGTCCCTCTACACCGGGACGGTTCCGCTCCAGACGACGCTGTCCGGCAGCACCTACCAGCTGAAGGACCCGACGCGCGGCAACACCTACACCGGTGACGCCCAGAACGACACCGACCTCTGCTTCCTCAGCTGGTGCTTCCACCGGGCCCCCGCCACGCTGTTCACCGACGCCGACAACCACTGGGGCAGCGGCACGACGGCCGACCGCGCCACCGTCGCCGTGGACGCCCAGTTCGGCACCAACGAGACCTGGGACTTCTACAAGAACGTCTTCGGCCGCACCGGCATCGCGGGCGACGGCAAGGGGTCCTACAACCGCGTCCACTACGGCAGCGGCTACGCCAACGCCTTCTGGGACGACTCGTGCTTCTGCATGACCTACGGCGACGGTGACGGCAGCCAGCTCGGCCCGCTCACGTCCCTGGACGTGGCCGCGCACGAGATGAGCCACGGCGTCACCAGCTCCACCGCGAACCTCACCTACAGCGGGGAGTCCGGCGGGCTCAACGAGGCGACGTCCGACATCATGGCCGCCGCCGTCGAGTTCTACGCGAACAACTCGGGCGACGTCGGCGACTACCTGGTGGGCGAGGAGGTCGTCCTGCCCGGCTTCGGCAAGCCCGCGCTGCGCTTCATGGACAAGCCCAGCAAGGACGGCAGCTCCGCCGACTCCTGGTCGACCAGCACCAAGAACCTCGACGTGCACTACTCCTCGGGCGTCGCCAACCACTTCTACTACCTGCTGTCCGAGGGCAGCGGGGCGAAGACGATCAACGGCGTCTCCTACAACAGCCCCACCTCCAACGGTTCCACGATCACCGGCATCGGCCGGGACGCCGCCACGAAGATCTGGTACCGGGCGCTGACCACCTACATGACGTCCTCGACCAACTACGCGGGCGCGCGCACCGCGACGCTGAACGCGGCCAAGGACCTCTACGGTGCGGGCAGCACCCAGTACAACACCGTCGCCGCGGCCTGGTCCGCGGTGAACGTCGCCTAG
- the leuA gene encoding 2-isopropylmalate synthase has protein sequence MYPQQQTSGMPFQRYKPYAPVRLADRTWPDQVITEAPRWCAVDLRDGNQALIDPMDSHRKLQMFELLVRMGYKEIEVGFPAASQTDFDFVRQIIEEGRIPDDVVVQVLTQARPELIERTFEAVRGARQAIVHLYNSTSTLQRRVVFGQDRDGITAIAVEGAKLCAKLAEDMGDTEIYFQYSPESFTGTELEYAVEVCNAVNDVWRPTPDRKVIVNLPATVEMATPNVYADQIEWMSRNLAYRDSVILSLHPHNDRGTAVAAAELGYMAGADRIEGCLFGNGERTGNVCLVTLGLNLFTQGVDPQIDFSGIDEIRRTVEYCNQLPVHERHPYGGDLVYTAFSGSHQDAINKGFDHLRRDAEAAGVPVEQYGWEVPYLPIDPHDVGRTYEAVIRVNSQSGKGGVAYIMKTEHALELPRRLQIEFSRVVQEHTDSAGGEVTAERMWEIFEAEFLANGPRAGLLAHRTTSRVDEKDALSCDVRVDGEIREIEGVGNGPVSAFEDALAAVGINVRVLDYAEHAMSAGGDARAAAYVECDVRFGDGQGTTVWGVGIDGNIVTASLKAMLSAVNRVARAQ, from the coding sequence ATGTATCCGCAACAGCAGACTTCCGGCATGCCCTTCCAGCGCTACAAGCCGTACGCGCCCGTCAGACTGGCCGACCGGACCTGGCCGGACCAGGTGATCACCGAGGCTCCGCGATGGTGCGCGGTCGACCTGCGCGACGGCAACCAGGCGCTGATCGACCCGATGGACTCCCACCGCAAGCTCCAGATGTTCGAGCTGCTGGTACGGATGGGCTACAAGGAGATCGAGGTCGGGTTCCCGGCGGCCAGCCAGACCGACTTCGACTTCGTCCGGCAGATCATCGAGGAGGGCCGGATCCCCGATGACGTCGTCGTCCAGGTGCTGACGCAGGCCCGCCCCGAGCTGATCGAGCGGACCTTCGAGGCGGTGCGCGGCGCCAGGCAGGCGATCGTCCACCTGTACAACTCGACCAGCACGCTGCAGCGCCGCGTGGTGTTCGGGCAGGACCGGGACGGCATCACCGCGATCGCGGTGGAGGGCGCCAAGCTGTGCGCCAAGCTCGCCGAGGACATGGGCGACACCGAGATCTACTTCCAGTACTCGCCCGAGTCGTTCACCGGCACGGAGCTGGAGTACGCCGTCGAGGTCTGCAACGCCGTCAACGACGTGTGGAGGCCGACGCCGGACCGGAAGGTCATCGTGAACCTGCCGGCGACGGTGGAGATGGCCACCCCGAACGTCTACGCCGACCAGATCGAGTGGATGAGCCGGAACCTGGCCTACCGCGACTCGGTCATCCTGTCGCTGCACCCCCACAACGACCGCGGGACGGCCGTCGCCGCCGCCGAGCTCGGCTACATGGCGGGGGCCGACCGCATCGAGGGCTGCCTGTTCGGCAACGGCGAGCGCACCGGCAACGTGTGCCTGGTCACCCTCGGCCTGAACCTGTTCACCCAGGGGGTCGACCCGCAGATCGACTTCTCCGGCATCGACGAGATCCGCCGGACGGTCGAGTACTGCAACCAGCTGCCCGTCCACGAGCGGCACCCCTACGGCGGCGACCTGGTCTACACCGCGTTCTCCGGCTCCCACCAGGACGCCATCAACAAGGGCTTCGACCACCTGCGCCGCGACGCCGAGGCCGCCGGCGTGCCGGTGGAGCAGTACGGGTGGGAGGTCCCGTACCTGCCGATCGACCCGCACGACGTCGGCCGGACCTACGAGGCCGTGATCCGGGTGAACAGCCAGTCCGGCAAGGGCGGCGTCGCCTACATCATGAAGACCGAGCACGCGCTGGAACTGCCGCGCCGGCTCCAGATCGAGTTCTCCCGGGTCGTGCAGGAGCACACCGACAGCGCGGGCGGCGAGGTCACGGCCGAGCGCATGTGGGAGATCTTCGAGGCGGAGTTCCTCGCCAACGGCCCGCGCGCCGGGCTGCTGGCGCACCGCACGACGTCCCGGGTGGACGAGAAGGACGCGCTCAGCTGCGACGTCCGCGTGGACGGCGAGATCCGCGAGATCGAGGGCGTCGGCAACGGCCCCGTCTCGGCGTTCGAGGACGCGCTCGCCGCGGTCGGGATCAACGTCCGGGTGCTGGACTACGCCGAGCACGCGATGAGCGCGGGCGGCGATGCGCGGGCCGCCGCCTACGTCGAGTGCGACGTGCGCTTCGGCGACGGGCAGGGCACGACGGTGTGGGGCGTCGGCATCGACGGCAACATCGTCACGGCGTCCCTCAAGGCGATGCTGTCGGCCGTCAACCGGGTGGCCCGCGCGCAGTGA